Genomic window (Polaribacter batillariae):
CTTCCATCGCCATTAATTACCAAAGCGTTGCTTAGGTCTTCTGCTAAAATTTCTGCTTTTTCTCTATTTTTTTCAATTAATTTTACGCTAAAATTATCTTTGCACAAATTTCGAGCGGTCTTTTCGCCAATACTACTGCCTCCTAAAATAATAACATTTTTTATGTTGAATTGTTTTTTTCCAATAATAGGATACAAATCTTTCATGCTATAATTAGGAACAGAAAAATATACTTGATCGTTTATTTGGTATCTGGTATCTCCTCTAGGAATAATGGTTTGTGCAACGTTTTCTCTTTTAATAGCAATGGTTATAAAATCGATGTTGCCAAATTTTTGTTTGGCTTCTTTTACAGATAAATCTACCAAAGGCGATTTGTAAGTTAACGAAGTTCCCATCACATTAAAAACCCCACTTTCGAACGCTACAGTGTCGTTAAACGAAGATTGATTTAGCAACATTTTAATTTCATTTGCGGCTAATTCTTGCGGAGAAATCATAAAATCTAAACCGAATTTAGAAAAATCGACTTCGCAATTGTCTAAAAACTCTGGGTTGTCTATTCTAGCAATGGTTTTTTTAGCCCCTAAAGATTTTCCAATTACAGAAATCGTAAAATTGGTATTCTGGCTTTCGGTAACCGCAATTAGTAAATCCGCAGAATCTACTCCAATTTCTTTTAATAATTGTATAGAAGTGGCATCACCTCTTTTTGTAATTACATCTAAATGATTGTTAATGTAATTTAACTTATCACCGTCAAAATCTATAATGTAAGTATCTTGAGATTCGTAAGAAAGTAGTTTTGCTAAGTGAAAGCCTACATCTCCAGCACCTGCTATAATAATCTTCATATTAAATATAGAATATAGAGTGCAAAGATACGAAACAATAGAAATACTTTTTTAAATTCCCTTTATTTTTTGAAAATGAATTCATTGTATTTTTCTTGTTATGGTTTTACCACAAAAAACGTTTTTGTACATTTATAGAAAATACAAGTATGGAAAAATTAACAATTAAATCTTGGGCTTTAGATGATAGACCTAGAGAAAAGTTAATTGCCAAAGGAAAAACATCTTTATCGGATGCAGAATTGGTAGCCATTTTAATTGGTTCTGGAAATAAAAAAGAAAGTGCAGTAGCACTCTCTAAAAGAATTTTACAATCTGTCGATGGAAATATAAACGAACTGGCAAAACTTTCTGTCGAAAAATTAACCGAGTTTAATGGAATAGGAGAGGCCAAAGCAATTTCGATTATTACAGCTTTAGAGTTAGGAAAAAGAAGACAGCTCGAAAATACTTTAGAAAAACCAAAAATATCGAGTAGTAAAGATGTAGCCAACCTGATGCAATTGGTAATTGGAGATTTAGAACACGAAGAATTTTGGGTTTTATTTTTAAACAACTCCAACAAAGTAATGGCAAAATGGCAAGTAAGTAAAGGCGGCTTAACCGCAACAATTGTAGATGTGCGTTTGCTGTTTAAACGCGCATTAGAATTGGCATCTGTAGCAATAATTGTTTGTCATAATCATCCTTCAGGAAAATTACAACCTAGCCTTGCAGATAAACAACTAACACAAAAAATTAAAGAAGCAGGCACAACTTTAGATGTTAAATTATTAGATCATTTAATTATTACTCAAAAAGATTATTTTAGCTTTGCAGACGCAGGAATTCTGTAGGGAATTAGTATTCAGTAGGCAGTAGGCAGTATTCAGTAAGCAGTAATAGTAACAGTTTACAAATGTTTAAAAATATTAGAGATGAGACTGTGACTGGAAACTGAAACTGCCAACTGCAAATTGCATATAGCAGATTTAACACCAAACCATGATATTAGTTTATACACATACCATAACACCAAGAATTCGTTATATTTTTAAGCATATTTTTACACGAATTCTTTTAATTCCTGTTGGTTTTACTTCGAAGGTCGAAGAGTTTGTTGCACACAATGGTCCTAAAATTTCTTATACAAAAACACCACTTGGAAACGAGTTTTTTGTAAAAAGTAACGATTTAATGTTCGAGCAAGGTGTAAACGATTTAGATATTAATATGCAAAAATGGGAAGAAGTTCCTTGTTTTTTTGCTACTGGCGGAAAATCGACAATTCCTTTCGACATTTTCGCGGCAAGTTTTTATTTAATAACTAGGTACGAAGAGTATTTACCTCATGTAAAAGATGTTCATGGAAGATATACCGCCGAACAAAGTTTGGCATATAAAAACGGATTTTTAGAAAAACCAATTGTAGATATTTGGGCATACAAACTTTTAAGAATTTTAAAAGAAAAATTTCCAGAATACGAATATAAAAGCAGAAGTTATAAATACGTTTCTACCATCGATATCGATAATGCGTATGCTTATAAATACAAGAGTTTAATAAGAACTTTTGGTGGGCTTTTTAATGATTTTTTTAAATTAAGACTGTTAAATGTTTGGAATCGTTTGGCAGTTGTGAGCCGATTAAAAAAGGATCCTTACGATACTTTTGCAGAAATTTTAAGAATAAAAAAACAGTACCATATAAGAACGGTGTTTTTTTGTACAGTTGGCGATTACAATACATTCGACACCAATGTTTCTGCTTCAAAAACCAAATACAAATTGCAAATAAAAGAATTGGTAGATTATGCAAGAGTTGGTTTGCATCCTTCTTATTTTACAATGCAAAATCCTGCTATTTTAAAAAAAGAAAAAGAACGATTAGAGAGCATTACCAACATGCCTGTTTTAAGATCTCGACAGCATTATTTGCGTTTTAATTTACCAGATACTTATCAGCAATTAATCGATTTAGAAATCGAAGAAGACTATTCTATGGGTTATGCAAGTAATGTTGGTTTTAGGGCAAGTACGTGTACGCCTTTTTATTTTTACGATTTAGACTTCGAAATTCAAACACCTTTAAAAATATTTCCGTTTGCTTTAATGGACACTACTTTAAACGATTATTTAAAAATTACACCCAAACAATCTTTAGGGAAAATTAGAGATTTAAGAAACGAAGTAAAAGCAGTAAATGGTATGTTTATAACACTTTTTCATAACGAAACCTTAAGCGATTATTTACGTTGGAAAGGTTGGAAAAGGTTGTATGAATCTATGGTAAAAATAGCGACCAACTAAAAAAATGATACAGTATATAAAACGAAAAAACTTAGACGTTTTAAAATACGATAGCTGTATTGAAAACTCCATTCAATCTAGAATTTATGCCTTTTCTTGGTATTTAGATATTGTTGCAGACCATTGGGATGTGTTGGTTTTAGATGATTACCAAGCTGTAATGCCACTTCCTTGGAAAAAAAAGTATGGTATTAAATATGTATATCCACCTTTTTGGATATTAGAACTCGGTGTTTTTTCAACAATTAAAAATTTTAAGATTCAATCTTTTTTAGATTTTTTATCAAATACGTTTCGTTTTGTTGAAAACAGGCTAAATACAGATCTTCCTATTATTAATACAGAAAAGCATTTGTTAAAAAAACAAGTGCAAATTTTAGATTTGAATGAAGATTATTCCGTTTTAAATAAGAATTTTAGAAAAGACAGAATAAAAGATATATCAAAAGCAAAAAAAGCAGATTTAATAGAAAAATGGAACGACAATCCAGAGAATTTAATATCCCTTTTTAAAAATAATGTAGGTAAAAGAATTCCAAATATTTTAGAGAATGATTATTCAATTTTAAAAAAGTTGATTGATGTTTGTATTGATAAAAAAGTAGGGGAGGTTTTATCTATTTACAATAGTAAAGATCATTTACTCGCATCAGGGTTTTTTTTAAAGCATAAAGGTGCTATTACTATTTTAATTTCTTCAACAGATTTTAAGAATAGAAATAATGGGGCTAATACTTTTTTAATAAATAGTGCTATTTTTAAGTATCAAAAGCATTTTAAGAACTTTAACTTTGGAGGTTCTTCCATGAAATCAATAGCAAAATATTTTTTAAGTTTTGGAGCAGAGACGAGAGAATATCAGCAAATAAAATACAATAACTTACCTTTTTTTCTAAAAATTTTTAAACGTTAGATTTCAAGAAATTAAAATACTTTTCAGAAACTTTTTTATTGAAAATAATTTTACTTAAATCTTCGGAATAATCTTCTTTTTCTTTAATTACTTTACAAGGGTTACCAACAGCAATAGAATTATCTGGTATATTTTTAGAAACCAAAGAATTTGCACCAATTGTTACATTATTTCCAATTGTAACTGCTGGTAAAATGGTAGTGTTTGCGCCAATCCAAACATTATTCCCTATTTTAATGGGTTTGTTTTTTGTGTGTTTGCTTAAGTTATTTGATTGATGATTCGAAGAAATAATAGCAACTCCCGGGCCTAATTCTATGTTCGAACCAAAAATAATTCCATTGTTTGCTTGAATGTAGTTGTTTAAATTATCTCCTGGGTCACATAAAATTCCTTTAGAAATATTTTCAGGACTAATAACTTTTGACGTAAAATGAACCGGCCATTTTACTTTCGGATTCAATCTAAAAAAAAATTGCGGAATTATATATTGAAAAAATAAAATATAGTATTTCTGATACCCATATTTTGGTCTGTAATATTTCGGATAAAAAATATGAACAAGCCAACCAAAAAGGAGAAAATCTATTTTATTATTCATTATATGATGCGGTTTTTTTTAAATAATTTAAAAAATATAAAAGTAAAAAAAGATACCCAGTTCCCCCAAAAATAGCAAGTGTTAAAATTGTATAA
Coding sequences:
- the trkA gene encoding Trk system potassium transporter TrkA, which translates into the protein MKIIIAGAGDVGFHLAKLLSYESQDTYIIDFDGDKLNYINNHLDVITKRGDATSIQLLKEIGVDSADLLIAVTESQNTNFTISVIGKSLGAKKTIARIDNPEFLDNCEVDFSKFGLDFMISPQELAANEIKMLLNQSSFNDTVAFESGVFNVMGTSLTYKSPLVDLSVKEAKQKFGNIDFITIAIKRENVAQTIIPRGDTRYQINDQVYFSVPNYSMKDLYPIIGKKQFNIKNVIILGGSSIGEKTARNLCKDNFSVKLIEKNREKAEILAEDLSNALVINGDGRNLELLEEENIRETDAFIAVTGNSETNIMSCLVAKSKGVKKTIALVENMDYIDISQTIGIESLINKKLIAASNIFRHIRKGEILALANLHNIDAEVFEFEVRPNAKVTHKLIKDLNFPREAVFGGIIRNGKPLMSFGNMQIQNGDKVIVFCLPEAISTVEGLFK
- the radC gene encoding RadC family protein produces the protein MEKLTIKSWALDDRPREKLIAKGKTSLSDAELVAILIGSGNKKESAVALSKRILQSVDGNINELAKLSVEKLTEFNGIGEAKAISIITALELGKRRQLENTLEKPKISSSKDVANLMQLVIGDLEHEEFWVLFLNNSNKVMAKWQVSKGGLTATIVDVRLLFKRALELASVAIIVCHNHPSGKLQPSLADKQLTQKIKEAGTTLDVKLLDHLIITQKDYFSFADAGIL
- a CDS encoding polysaccharide deacetylase family protein, with translation MILVYTHTITPRIRYIFKHIFTRILLIPVGFTSKVEEFVAHNGPKISYTKTPLGNEFFVKSNDLMFEQGVNDLDINMQKWEEVPCFFATGGKSTIPFDIFAASFYLITRYEEYLPHVKDVHGRYTAEQSLAYKNGFLEKPIVDIWAYKLLRILKEKFPEYEYKSRSYKYVSTIDIDNAYAYKYKSLIRTFGGLFNDFFKLRLLNVWNRLAVVSRLKKDPYDTFAEILRIKKQYHIRTVFFCTVGDYNTFDTNVSASKTKYKLQIKELVDYARVGLHPSYFTMQNPAILKKEKERLESITNMPVLRSRQHYLRFNLPDTYQQLIDLEIEEDYSMGYASNVGFRASTCTPFYFYDLDFEIQTPLKIFPFALMDTTLNDYLKITPKQSLGKIRDLRNEVKAVNGMFITLFHNETLSDYLRWKGWKRLYESMVKIATN
- a CDS encoding acyltransferase, whose protein sequence is MNNKIDFLLFGWLVHIFYPKYYRPKYGYQKYYILFFQYIIPQFFFRLNPKVKWPVHFTSKVISPENISKGILCDPGDNLNNYIQANNGIIFGSNIELGPGVAIISSNHQSNNLSKHTKNKPIKIGNNVWIGANTTILPAVTIGNNVTIGANSLVSKNIPDNSIAVGNPCKVIKEKEDYSEDLSKIIFNKKVSEKYFNFLKSNV